A window of Solanum stenotomum isolate F172 chromosome 9, ASM1918654v1, whole genome shotgun sequence genomic DNA:
tgaacattgcacactagagaaagtgtggagtcttgtttgatattggtgccaatgccttctgtgatgagcttaccatgaaccatgtgtgataagacctagaatttgcccgttggtccggttgactaagtgatgcaagctcttgaaatgatcttaggcaacaattttaaagagtgaaataaTTTggcattatacctcttttgtagCCTACCTTGTAAGTGTGTGTactttgcttgaacaccctttgagccttacccttttcttggaagaaacttgagcaaaTGAGACCtctctttatcccttcacccataatcctcatgaattgtggtttgtgtgaatagccaacttaggccaaagttgggggtatggtgaaaagagaaggtaaatcgagaagtgcaaagaagtcccccttgacccatggttttgagaaagatggaacccctccataaaaaaaagagaaaaataaaagaagaatgaaaaagaaaaaaatgcaaaaGTTGTGGAAAAAAGTTGTAAAAGTTACCAAAGAAATTGGGTGTTTGAtattccatggaaagtgaataatggggtgaattatgagcatgaatgagaatgatgaagagaaggaaagaaagtgttgttcttaccacatttcatgaggatagcagccaTTGAACCTAAATGACCacacctttacactcagccccgttataagccttgaaaagacctttctGATCTTAAGTGAGttgaaacaagtgttgattggaaaataagggcaaacctatgggtgaagtcatgcatgtgttcatctttgtgagtgttaGAGTTGTTTGTGCTTCCGAAACTATAAAGTGTTGAacaattgtgtgaatatggaatcattctttgtgtgagggcatttgagtacctttgttgagcttgaacttgcatttggagcaagtattgtgaacttgagaatctttgataatggtgagtcacaacttgaatctttgagcgcacaattgatccttgcatgagtaagttgagtctgcattcatgattgagtcttgtttAGCACTGTTTAAGACATCCTTTTttaactgctgaacttgagttttacttgaggacaagcaaaagtttaagttggggtgttgatgagttcgagatttgaactcatttagggctttatttgtatAGGTTTAGAGTCCTCAAATGCtcattttgtgccaataactgatgtataatccttgatttttaggaTTATGGATTAaggagcaaagcaaggacactaagttgcaaaaaggaacaaagtgagctgaaagaaggaagaaaagagagtctggtgatcgccaagtccatttggtgagtcgccgagttgccatttgaccgcctaaagttccagtgtaccaagccttgaaggaaacaaccaagttggcgagagaaaggagcagtgaGTGGATCGTCGAGTAGTTCCGCGATGCAGAGTTAGATCGCCAAAGTTACAGACCAGGAGGATGCTAAAGGCCAAGgaaaaaaggcgatggaattgaccaaagggtggatcactGAGTGGATCAGCGAGCTTGACTTACTTCACCGAGTGACTCTTCGCAACACAtatttggcgactataaatacgtttttgaacatttagtttattACCTTACATTATATATCTTTTGAATCAGATTATTATTCATATCGaattctgagtattgagacaattttctctaaattttccttagctttgaagaattgaaatttatcacttttgagaaattaaaagtgggtctttgatattcttcaatttggacctttgtaaagacgaaatcaatcttacccagttgatggaaactcaatttggtaacaatttttatctttttacgatgtctagctaaaaccctaattcttagggtgtgattatgtgattatgtgattatgggctgatttagtttatgggtattgctaattattagtttagaagtgatttcaattatttattgtgggttaatttaagaattgtagttacAAATACGATTCTACcattgtgtttttggcttgctcgagagagaggttttaaaactaagattattgactgatggtcagtgggtattgggttgtcatgggttcagcttgaAAGAGTGAATcataaacccttttccacacattcagctcgagagagtgaatggactaaggcgtaggttgttcttactttgcatgcttgtcgatgttcgagagaaatcgacttgattcggggttaatttttgagagaaagtttacctcctctatagtctagcttaatCACTAATATACAGCTATTTtctaacagttgcaattacctatatatctatattagcctataatcaaatcacatcccaagaacccgtctcattattgttattttcgtATTGTTTTGCTTCTactgtagttgataattaaaatcaaaaccccATGATTTTACATTCGTGTCATCCCTGTATTTGAATTGTGTTTTTATTCTATCATATCTATTCCTATGACTAATTTGAATATGTTCACACTttactattgaatcttaaacatgtaccgctccctgtgggatttaatcccaactcatttagttaggttatatactgactaacgatcgttaacacttagaattggatgaagtgtctttgatagcATTATTCAATcagtatgtaagcttccatagtgttggctttgttcacccacatgccaatcatgttaatttcagcgttaaattcattctagaaagttgaaggattgatgttcttgaatttttttcttgaaattggcATACGTTCTTGAGTTTAGATGAgattgatgaattcttgaggaAATCATGTCGATTTAGAGTTGTTTTttattagattcttgtgtacatgtattgggtatcagaatctaaagagaaattgagaaaaataatcgaATTTAGACGAATCGGGGTtagaaaatgaggaagaaaaattCTGGCAGAAAACCTGTACCAGGTCCGCGTTGCGGACTTGTTCCTTAAAAGTGAACTTTCTCTCTCCGCATAGCGGAGAGATCGCGGACCCCACagttcaaaaattatttctcaacctaatattaaaatgcatctccgcgtcgcggacttgcttccaaACAGTGAGTTCTTGATCATTTCTCGTGCTTAACTATCTAAAAGCACTCCTAATCATCATGATATCTTTACTAACCCAAATCAtgaccttgaattcataattcaaattcaaggtagagctatgAGTTAAGTTtggagagttctttcgaacatttttgagaaagtccctttgagtctttttgaggagtcttctacaatttctaataacttgtttcaagactcgagcaagtgagtatgagaatgaggagaatgtattcgtGATTCTACTTTTCCATCACGAGATCTTTCATATTATGAACCATAACTcgtgaattcataattcacatttaagagagagttaagagtatagttcaagaaagtctttgattTAAATTGTggatcctttgagatcaactatcgatttgacctaagttttgagtaaggaagtatgagaatgagaagagtcgtatacatgagttccatatcgCTATGTAgaccttgagtcgagtcgttcatgcccataaattctgcatgaaccttataagtcgagcagtctggAGATAAGAAGTATcttgaagtccttgagttgagttgtttatgtccataattccgcatgaaccctcttaGTTCAGCATTCTTGAAataagtagtatcattgaagttcttgagttccaagtattgtgTTCtgtctatggttattgaaaaccttgaattgagtcgttcacgtccataattcggcatgaaccctattttaagaagtcttttacaaattctttaaacttgttttaagacatgagtattgagttgagtaagactaaaattgaagttcattttcttcaaaagattatagGTGAagtaagtattcccaaagagtaaatgttttcacaattaaacaagagaggaaacaccgatttccaagagagattttgagctagattttgagtaattatctcaaaccacaaaaagagttatgtttttaaacatatgagctagttacattttaggagtagtattgagcaccgtaTTGGGGAAAAGttgagttcagataattcaAGGTCCTCATAAACCGTGTAGCCagcatgggtagaaaagggtcatactttttagatgattccttggTGATTTTtatcatagactagtggatccacttagtgagttaggttctatacctccGGCAAGGTTTAGGAcagccctggcagcgtgaggcaagaCGTTGTACCACCACTTAGcccatagtgatggttgtcggttagagaaaatACCACAAAGATATTTCgtatattcttatatacacatagtttactttgtattttcatatacaagcaaagtttattttgtatccttgcatacaaactgagttgttttctactattttaaaagctttccatatattgcatatgtatttttgatttatattgagttgagtatccaaagttgagtacccagagtcgagtagcttattattgagttgagccttatttcacttagttgaatatcttatcatcgagttgaactatgtttctttgagttgagttgagtttagtgAGTTGAagagaggtaagtatgtttcccttttatcaagttcaagcttaagttatgctttagaattccccttacatgctcgtacattccacgtactgagccatttggcctgtatcatttcatgatgcagatacaggtattcagggtcatcaacaagagcttcgttgataccacatggagttcgagttagctatcgtgagcctcattgcttccggAGGGCTCcacttttactttcagttttttcagttgttaggatgtcgtgggtcttgtcctaaCTTCCATatttgtcagttagaggcttcatagataggcaatagagtttcagaagtctattcatttattttgttaaatgttttaaagacttaagttgcctattttgtGGCgagttgaatttattattttatttagagttattcatttgagttaaagctttgtatttgactttcatgattttttattttagttcttaagcttttgtatgcttgagttagtcttccgcttgtaatcagtcaggatgagggtttgcttggggaccagaaatggttcttgagtgtcggccacgtccagggtgtaggctccgGTCGTGACAAGTAAATGCAACCAAAATCTTTCAGCTTTATAAAGAAATATGTATGATTGATCAAGGGATTCGAAACATCTATGTTTACTTCTCTAAGTTAAATGATCTGTGGGATGAACTTGTGTCTATAATACCTTTTCCTGGATGTGAATGTGATAAGTCTAAGAATTTCACTGCTTATTTGCATCACCAgaagtttatgaaatttttaatggGATTGAATGAGACTTATGCTCCACAAAGAAGTCAAATTCTTATGATGACACCCACCCCCACTTTAGATCAAGCCTATTCCATGATGATCCAAGAAGAGATCCAAAGAGGAAGTAATGATATCTTAGGAGCTTCACCTGTAGAAGGGACTCACGGTTTTCTAATTGTGGCAAATACATCTAAAATGAGACCTAGAAGGAACTCAAACTCAGAATTGAAGTGTGATTACCGCAAGTTAAAAGGCCACGCCATAGAAACATGCTACAAATTGATTGAATATCCCCCAGGATTCAAGTTCAGCAATAATAGAAGAAAGGCTTTTTATGATCAACCATCAGCACATAATGTGATAAATGGGGAGGAGTTTATTTCAAGGACTGGTGATATGGCTCCTACGAATGGTGGTATGGGTTCTGTTTTTCAAGGTCTCAACAATGATCAGTATTTGCAGCTTGTATAAATGATGGAGGATCTGAAGAGGAAGGATAGATGGAAGGAGAATGAAAATTCACTAGTGGATGTAGCCAATATGGCAGGTATGGCTTCTACTAAGTCATATTGTTGGATTATTGATTCTGGAGCCTCAAATCACATGACTTCTTCTTTGATTTTACTTATTAATCTTATTCCTTCATCTAAAGCTACCTATGTTCATCTTCCTACTGGGCGTAGCACTAAGATTACACATACATAATCCTATAGTTTATTACCCTTTAAAACTCTTCACACTGTTCTATGTATTCCTCAATTCCAAACAAATTTGTTGTGGGTAGCTAGGTATACGAGGGAGCTTAATAGTTCAGTACATTTATACCCTAATTTTTGCCTCTTTCAGGACCTCTCAAGTGGCAAGGTGAAGGGGATCGGTAGACAAGAGGGTGGCATGTACATCCTCAGTCCTTCAACACCTGCTAAAAGCTTTCCTTTCAAATGCATGACTACTGCAGTCTCTACATCTGTGTCACATCTATGGCATCAAAGACTAGGCCATGCTACCATTtctgttttgaaaaaaatcccTGTAATAAATAGTTTACTACATGATGTTGTCCATTGTCACTGTCTTGTTTGTCCCTTAGCTAGGCAGACTAGGTTGCCTTTTCCTGTTAGTACTTCCAAAACTACAGTTATATTTGATCTTGTTCATGCTGACATTAGGGGACCTTACAGGTTCCCATTtgattcaaatattttcttattcttgttGATGACTTTCCTAGAATAACTTGGATTTTTTTACTAAGGCTTAAGAGTGATGCATTTGTGATGCTTAAAGATTTTGTTCTTCTTGTTAAGAACCAGATTTCTACTACTGTTAAAATCTTAAGATCAGACAATGGTACTGAGTTCTTCAACACTTTATGCACTAATTTCTTAAAATCTAAGGGGATCCTTCACCAAAGTAGTTGTGTTTacactccacaacaaaatggattTGTGGAGAGAAAACACAGGCATCTCCAAGAAGTAGCAAGGGCTATTAGAATTCAGGCTACTATACCTATCAATTTCTGGGGTGACTGTGTACTCTAAGCCACTTATATCATCAACAGACTTCCTAGCACTGTTATACATGGCATTTCACCTTATGAAATATTTCATGGTGCTCCACCTATTCTGTCTCACCTAAGGACTCTTGGTTGCCTTTGTTATGCTATTAATCCTGTTATCCATGACAAATTTTCTTCCGAAGTCATTCCAGGAGTGTTCATGGGCTATTCTGTTTCTCATAAAGGTTATAGGTTATATGACATTGTTGCAGAGAAGTTTATAATCAGCAGAGATGTTACATTTCATGAGAATATATTTCCCTTCTCTTATCCTAAATCACTATTTCTTTTTTGTCTCTAAAGTCTCTTTACTCCTACTGCGCAAGTTCCACCGCATGTGCCTTCACTTCACTTTCCTAATGAACATTCTGATAGCTCTAGTCCCTCTCCTTCTTCACCTGTTGTTTCTCTTCCTGATACTACACCACCTGCTCCTTTGAGAAAGTCCAATAGACTTACTAAACCTCCTATATGGCTCACTAATTACATGCATCCTTCTTTTCCTTCTACTacttcttctacttctactgCTTCTTGTTCTCTTTATCCTATCCAGCCACATCTTTCATATTCTCATCTTTCTTCTCCATTCCAGACCTTTCTTGCCTCATTCTCTTCCATTTCTGAGCCCACTTCTTATTTCCAAGCCATTAAGTATCCTAGGTGGATACAAGTTATGAAACTTGAACTTGAGGccctagatcataatcatacttgGGAGGTGGTGGATTTTCTCTCTGGGAAGGTTCCTATTGGTTTTAAATGGGTTTACGAGGTAAAGTATCATGTTGATGGGAGTGTTGAAATATTTAAGGCAAGGTTAGTGGCTAAAAGGTACACTAAATAGAAAGGCATTGACTTCCATGATACTTTCTCTCATGTAGCAAAAATGACCACAGTTAGGACTGTGATTGCCCTAGAAGCCCTCAGGCATTGGCCTATCTTTCAACTGGATGTCCACAATGCCTTCCTTAATGGTGATATGTCTGAAGAGGTTTACATGTCTTTACCACAGGGTTTTAGTAGCCAGGGGAAGTCCAATGTATGCAGGCTACTCAAATTCATATATGGTTTGAAATAGGCTTCTAGACAATGAAACCTGAAGTTGACACAAGCTCTAACAAGTTCTGGTTTTACACAGAGCAAGAATGATTATTCTCTTTTCACAAAGATAGCTAATGACAATCTAGTTTTGATTCTTGTTTATGTAGATGACTCGCTTCACAGGGACTGATCTACAAGAAATCAATAGAGCTAAACTTGATTTGCATAAAACTTCAAGATGAATGATCTAGGAGAACTGAGGTATTTTTTGGGAATTGAACTTGCTAGATCAAGTGAGGGAATCCTCTTGTCACAGAGGAAATATGCTTTGGAAATGATCTCAAATACTGGTTTGAGTGGTTCAAAACCTAAATGGACACCAATGGAGAAGAACCTGAAATTGACCAGCAGTGAACATGATCTCAAGTTCTCTACAAAATCTGATGATGTTCCTTTGGAAGACAGGAGCATCTACCAGAGACTAGTGGGAAAACTTTTGTATGTTACAATCACAAGACCTGATATATCATATGTTGCTCAGTCCTTAAGTCAATTCATGCATGCCCCAAAGAAATCTCATTATGAAGTTGCTTTACATGTGGTGAAGTATATCAAAAGCCAGCCAGGACTTGGTCTTTTAATTTCTAGAAAAGGGGATGAGAAGATAGTAGCATATTGTGACTCTGACTGGGCTTCATGTCCTATGTCTAGAAGGTCTGTCTCTGGTTTTTGTGTCAAATTGGGAATATCCCTCATCTCTTGGAAGTCTAAGAAACAGAACACTATCTCTAGAAGTTCTGCTAAAGCAGAATACAGGTGCATGGCTCAAACAATTGCTGAATTGACATGGTTAAAAGGGTTGTTGCAGGAGGTGCAATTGCCAATTGACTTATAATGTGATAATAAAGTTGCATTACAAATATCAGTCAATCCCATGTATCAtgaaaggacaaaacacatcGAGATTGACTGCCATTTTGTTAGGGAAAAATTACAGGAAGGACTGATGAAGACTAACTACATTACAAGCAAGGAACAACCAGCAGATGTGTTCACCAAAGCTTTAGGTCATCAACAGCATGATGCATTACTGGTCAAGTTAggaatgaaaaacatttttaattctcaacttgagggggagtgtagaaaaaagaaagcaatACAAGATGATTAATCAACAAATAATTAGGTGACAGTTGTACATGATTAGTTAGGAGTTAGTTATTTAAGTCTCCAATTAGAGAATGACAAGTGGATAGTTAGTTAGTAACTAACTTGAATCTATTATGTAGTTAAACGTATCCATTGGAAGGATACAAAGTATGAGTgaataataaaaatcaatacACAAGATGTGCTCTCTatcaattttccttttctttcttcttctttaaagcTCATCAATGGCGGCTTGAGTGCAGATTTTATCAGTACTTTTTGTGAGAAGCAATTTGTGttttaacaataattttttaaaaaatacttttaagtaacaattaatatttgatcaaacttttgaaaaagtgtttctaaatgtatttttatacattctACCAAACGATCTTTAAgtgtatttttctcaaaagtgCTTTTAGAATAGAACTACCTTTTAAGCTTATGAAATTCAGTTTCTCCTATTATCCTAAAGACTTATTTCTTCCAAAAGGTCGGCCAAACACTTCactcttttattttctcaaaaacttgGCCAAACAACCTCTAAAAGATAAATGGAAAACAACATATTTATTAACACatcatacaaaaaataaattaatcctATTCCATCTTCCTAAATCAATCACCTTATTAGTCCCAAACTCATGAACGAGGAACATGTATTGGTATTGCTCTATGAGGGTTCTTCCATGTTGGTTTGGGATGTTGAGGGTGGAAGGATAAGTAGAGCTTGCTTATACTGAATCATGTTCAAGTATTGTATGGGATTAGTACTAGGGAACACTCCTCTGGTTAAAACACCAAAAAACATGTTTAGGTGTTTCCATTTGCACTAAATTTTTGGCTTTAATGTAGAATAATGTGAAACTGCCATAACAACATACACATTGCAGCCTTATTCTGCCGTTCAAATTCAATAATGCTTAAGCCACCAACAATTTTTGGTAGACACATATGGGTGCgtttggtaggaaggaaaatatttttgtgtaaaACAAGTGTATTTCTGACttatttctcatgtttggttggtgagtataaaatagtttttagtgTTTAATTGGTGAATGAATAacaatttttagaaaatatcttttatattttgctagagagtagaaaatactctttaggaaaataatttttgacccCGATGTTAACCTCGATAATTGATCTAGGACATGACCCCAACACCCGATGTAGTACATAACCCCAACGACCTATCCAAAACCTAACTTCAAGATCTGACCCATGACCTGACCCCGGCTTCCAACCCGAGACCCGACATTCAAACTGGAACTTGATATCCGGTCCAAGGCCTGAATCTAGCATCCGAACTTGAACACGatcaatcaattaaaaatttgaCTCTGACACTCAAATCGGGACTCGACTTCCATAGCATGACTAGACAACCAACAACCGATGCAAGACCAAAGATTCAACTTTCAAATCAGAATCCAACCACACCTGACACAGGACCTAACTTTCAAActgagattttttttctttttttttttgtttgtggagataaaaaataaaaaattgaaaatatttttcaaaaacaaactttaaaaaaaaatgtggggggggggggggggggggggNNNNNNNNNNNNNNNNNNNNNNNNNNNNNNNNNNNNNNNNNNNNNNNNNNNNNNNNNNNNNNNNNNNNNNNNNNNNNNggggggggggggggggggtggcgGTAGGAGTAGGGGTAgggtttgaaaaaaaaaatataattaaaatttgaaaatatttttaaaaaataaacttttttttgtgGGGAGTGGAGGGAAGCTGCTAAGGGGTTGGGTAAGGGGTGGGGTAAacaatgaaaatttaaataattttttagggaGTAGGAGTGGTTAGGGCTTGGGTGAGGTACAAAAACacctaaatttttaaaatttgaattcaaaaattaaaattttaaattgttaactttTTTGGTTGGAGGAGGGGTTGGGGCTAGTTTGGTGGTATGGGAGTCGGGGtaggaatttttatttttttttggataggGAGGATCAGGGTATAGTGTggggtaaaaaattattttttgttggtaatTTGAGGTAGGAGTAGAGTTTTGGAAAAAGTTTTTCCTAATATTTGAAGGGAAGTCGATTTctttgaattgaaggaaaacaagttgatttggaaaacattttccaagaCATTTAactcaaccaaacatgagaaaattaaaaaatttccttcataccaaacacactcaTAGTGTTCCGTGCTAGCAATGCTTTCTTTTGAGTTTCCACTCTAGTTTGTCTAGAGAAATATCATGCACACATGAGTAACCATGTTAATGGCTTTCTTTGGTAACAAGAAGATTTGCGTCTCATATAAGTCTATATTTCAAAAATCACTCTTAATCAACTACATTTTGTCACTATATGAGAGCAAGTTTGAGGACCAACACTTGATCCTGGCCATTATTCTTTCAACTAGAGGCAAACATTGTTGTATGTTCAGTTCCCATGAGGAGAGGGGAACTATTAAGTACTTGAATGGCGTCTCTCCTAAAGTGAATTGCATCTCAGTTATAATAAACTCTTTGAGTGCCTAAGTTCCTGATTTGCTATGTACGTCAATAAGAGTTGAGGTTATAGAAAGGTGACTATAGAGGCAGAATGAAGTTAAGAGAAGTAACTTAG
This region includes:
- the LOC125877370 gene encoding uncharacterized mitochondrial protein AtMg00810-like, with protein sequence MNDLGELRYFLGIELARSSEGILLSQRKYALEMISNTGLSGSKPKWTPMEKNLKLTSSEHDLKFSTKSDDVPLEDRSIYQRLVGKLLYVTITRPDISYVAQSLSQFMHAPKKSHYEVALHVVKYIKSQPGLGLLISRKGDEKIVAYCDSDWASCPMSRRSVSGFCVKLGISLISWKSKKQNTISRSSAKAEYRCMAQTIAELTWLKGLLQEVQLPIDL